Proteins from a genomic interval of Clostridiales bacterium:
- the smpB gene encoding SsrA-binding protein SmpB, with protein sequence MAGRTEKIIATNKKAYHDYFIDETFEAGIELTGTEVKSLRQNKATLRDAFALIRRGEAWLHHVHISAYSHGNRENVDPDRVRKLLLHKKEIRYLIGKTAEKGATIVPLKIYFSARNLVKVELGLARGKKLHDKRQSIAERDHKRDVQRELRERQKG encoded by the coding sequence ATGGCCGGGCGCACCGAAAAGATCATCGCCACAAACAAAAAGGCGTACCACGACTACTTCATCGACGAGACGTTCGAGGCGGGCATCGAGCTCACGGGTACTGAGGTCAAGTCGCTGCGTCAGAACAAGGCTACCCTGCGCGACGCTTTCGCGCTCATCCGGCGCGGGGAGGCGTGGCTCCACCATGTGCATATCTCGGCGTATAGCCACGGTAATCGGGAAAACGTCGATCCCGACCGGGTGCGCAAGCTGTTGCTCCATAAGAAAGAGATCCGCTACCTGATCGGCAAGACTGCCGAGAAGGGCGCGACGATCGTTCCGCTCAAGATCTACTTTTCGGCGCGCAATCTCGTGAAGGTCGAACTCGGACTGGCTCGCGGCAAGAAGTTGCATGACAAGCGGCAGTCGATTGCCGAGCGCGACCACAAGCGTGACGTGCAGCGCGAACTGAGGGAGCGTCAGAAAGGATAG
- a CDS encoding M42 family metallopeptidase, producing MRPESLAFFKQLVEAPSPSGYEQPAARVFREYVSEFADEVTTNVMGSVHALLRGSDAQRDARRVSIMLAGHIDEIGLMVTYITAEGFIAFQQIGGVDEAIMPGSRVRVHTRDGALLGVLGRMPIHLLEEDERKQVAKTHKLFIDLGMSAERVTEVVRVGDPVTFDVGFEEFGEGMVVSRAFDDKMGAFICAEVMREVRTRGDVRVDLVAAGTVQEEIGLRGGVTSAYGVDPTIGIAIEVGHATDYPDVDKRKHGEAVCGKGPIISRGANINPRLFALLVEAAERAGVPHQFDGQPRATGTDASAIQLARGGKATALVSVPLRYMHTPVEVLALADVEAAIAILTEFVCSLDPDTDFTP from the coding sequence ATGCGTCCAGAGTCCCTTGCGTTCTTCAAGCAACTTGTCGAGGCGCCGTCGCCATCCGGATACGAGCAGCCAGCGGCACGCGTCTTCCGCGAGTACGTGAGTGAGTTCGCGGACGAGGTCACGACCAACGTCATGGGCTCGGTGCACGCGCTCTTGCGCGGTTCGGACGCTCAGCGTGATGCTCGCAGGGTGAGCATCATGCTCGCCGGTCATATCGACGAGATCGGCCTCATGGTCACCTACATCACCGCCGAGGGGTTCATCGCGTTCCAGCAGATTGGTGGCGTCGATGAGGCGATCATGCCGGGAAGCCGGGTGCGCGTGCACACGCGTGACGGCGCGCTTCTCGGGGTTTTGGGCCGGATGCCGATACACCTGCTCGAAGAAGACGAGCGCAAACAGGTTGCCAAGACCCACAAGCTCTTCATCGACCTCGGGATGAGCGCGGAACGCGTGACGGAGGTTGTAAGGGTGGGCGACCCGGTGACCTTTGACGTTGGTTTCGAGGAGTTTGGCGAGGGAATGGTCGTGTCTCGTGCGTTCGACGACAAGATGGGCGCGTTCATCTGTGCCGAGGTCATGCGTGAGGTCCGAACACGGGGTGATGTGCGAGTAGACCTGGTCGCTGCGGGAACCGTTCAGGAGGAAATCGGATTGCGAGGCGGTGTTACGAGCGCCTACGGCGTCGATCCGACCATAGGGATTGCGATTGAAGTCGGTCACGCGACGGACTACCCGGATGTCGACAAACGCAAGCACGGTGAAGCGGTCTGCGGAAAGGGCCCGATTATCAGCCGCGGCGCGAACATCAACCCGCGACTTTTCGCGCTTCTCGTCGAAGCGGCCGAACGTGCCGGCGTGCCCCACCAGTTCGACGGGCAGCCGCGCGCGACCGGTACCGACGCGAGCGCGATTCAGCTGGCCAGGGGCGGCAAAGCGACCGCTCTTGTGAGCGTACCGCTACGCTACATGCACACGCCGGTAGAGGTGCTCGCGCTCGCGGATGTCGAGGCGGCGATAGCGATCCTCACTGAGTTTGTGTGCTCGCTCGACCCGGACACCGATTTCACGCCCTAG
- the hemW gene encoding radical SAM family heme chaperone HemW, producing the protein MTRLTNSAADQAKAYTRRGDRGPVSLYVHVPFCVRKCAYCDFHSGAISAQEPGLLAHYGWAVSEAVAHWSELAVLEDVLSVYIGGGTPTALGDGLVDLVTAVLGTCKSRGDVEVTVETNPDTTDSALIARLVDAGVNRFSVGVQSLDDAVLEMLGRCHDAAAAESAVRACMATGARVSLDLMCGVPGQSQASWLSTVKRAVGFGVGHVSVYPLIVEDDTPLARRIRAGHMVSPEPDAAAEMMELAHSELTAHGLERYEVASYARPGQRCIHNVGYWNGRPYIGIGPSSSSMLPVEMFLAAAACRSWTDPLVAGVGRVVDAVPHDTARVRFTRAADTVAFVRFPAGAPEEIEYLRGREAAREDAMLGLRLAEGIECSLAEEAGVAAVLARMVGTGLVEAVDDGERRYRLTDAGWLLGNEVFAEVWNADS; encoded by the coding sequence GTGACACGGTTGACAAACAGCGCCGCTGATCAGGCCAAGGCTTACACTCGCCGAGGTGATCGCGGGCCGGTCTCCCTCTACGTCCACGTGCCGTTCTGTGTGCGCAAGTGTGCCTACTGCGACTTTCATTCGGGAGCGATTTCGGCGCAAGAGCCGGGGCTGCTCGCGCATTATGGCTGGGCTGTCAGTGAGGCGGTGGCTCACTGGAGCGAGCTCGCCGTTCTCGAAGACGTGCTTTCGGTCTACATCGGCGGAGGCACCCCGACAGCGCTCGGGGACGGTCTGGTCGATTTAGTCACGGCGGTGCTGGGGACGTGCAAGTCTCGGGGCGACGTGGAGGTGACTGTCGAGACTAATCCCGATACGACAGACTCAGCCCTGATCGCACGCCTTGTGGATGCGGGCGTCAACAGGTTCTCGGTGGGCGTCCAGAGTCTCGACGACGCTGTGCTCGAGATGCTGGGGCGTTGTCACGACGCGGCGGCGGCGGAAAGCGCGGTGCGGGCGTGCATGGCGACCGGTGCACGCGTCTCGCTCGATCTCATGTGCGGAGTTCCGGGTCAGTCGCAAGCTTCGTGGCTGTCAACGGTCAAGCGGGCAGTAGGATTTGGTGTTGGGCACGTGAGCGTCTACCCGTTGATCGTTGAGGATGACACGCCGCTCGCGCGGCGTATTCGTGCTGGTCACATGGTTTCTCCGGAGCCGGACGCGGCGGCAGAGATGATGGAGCTGGCTCACTCGGAACTTACGGCGCACGGTCTTGAGCGCTACGAGGTGGCGAGTTACGCGCGTCCTGGCCAGCGGTGCATCCACAATGTCGGTTACTGGAACGGCCGTCCCTACATAGGTATTGGACCCTCGTCATCAAGCATGCTCCCCGTGGAGATGTTTCTGGCCGCCGCCGCGTGCCGGTCGTGGACCGATCCGCTCGTCGCCGGTGTCGGGAGGGTTGTTGACGCCGTGCCGCACGATACCGCGCGGGTTCGCTTCACACGAGCCGCCGACACCGTCGCCTTTGTCCGGTTCCCCGCCGGAGCGCCCGAAGAGATCGAGTACTTACGCGGCAGGGAGGCCGCTCGAGAAGACGCCATGCTCGGTCTTCGCCTTGCTGAAGGGATCGAATGCTCTCTGGCCGAAGAGGCGGGCGTTGCGGCGGTTCTCGCGCGGATGGTCGGGACGGGGCTGGTCGAAGCGGTCGATGACGGTGAGCGGCGATATCGGCTTACGGATGCGGGGTGGTTGCTCGGCAATGAGGTATTCGCCGAGGTGTGGAACGCGGACAGCTGA
- the rnr gene encoding ribonuclease R, producing the protein MARLKRMKKVRSGGLVIGRITINRRGYGFVEAEEGDIYVAARDVGGAMHRDVVGVKVGVTRGRHGASGAVMKVIERANTTVVGRFERHGRLGIVVPTDPRIRTEVFVPARETADASDGDIVVTRLTAYPSRRNAAQGVVEEVLGREGEPGIDIEVIIRGHALATSFAREALDEAEATRIDIESALAPGGRKDLRDIFTITIDPADARDFDDAISVERVDGEVRLGVHIADVSHYVPWDSALDAEARRRATSVYLVDRVLPMLPERISNEICSLKPGEDRLAFSVIMDISNGGHVEAYTLTPSVIRSDRRFDYDTVQSWLDGVAAYPDAESERLIGEFVRLARLIGKNRQARGGLDFETVEAKVILAEDNVTPVEVRVRQRTEATNMIEEAMILANEVVAGHMTRAEAPMVYRIHENPDPDALAQVAVILKEFDYPIKDVHGASPVTFQKIIAYAHDRPEKLLINALMLRALQRARYVNYLDSHFGLASNAYTHFTSPIRRYPDLIVHRLLKAQLAGELDRDPAALLAPELEWLAEHCSEMEREAEAAEDESVRIKLAQLMAARIGEEFDGIITGVHSFGLFVQLDNTAEGLVHVSMMDDDYYHLDPERFMLIGEKHERGFRLGERIRVRLVDVNVAEGRIDLEPASSRRHAPARTKASQHKGRA; encoded by the coding sequence GTGGCTCGTTTGAAGCGAATGAAGAAGGTCCGCAGTGGCGGGCTCGTGATTGGCCGCATCACCATCAATCGGCGCGGGTACGGTTTCGTTGAAGCCGAGGAGGGCGACATCTACGTGGCCGCTCGCGACGTCGGCGGCGCGATGCACCGGGACGTTGTGGGAGTCAAGGTGGGCGTGACTCGCGGACGGCACGGGGCCTCGGGGGCGGTTATGAAGGTCATCGAACGAGCGAACACGACCGTGGTTGGCCGGTTTGAACGCCACGGGCGGCTGGGCATCGTGGTGCCCACCGACCCACGCATCCGTACCGAGGTCTTCGTTCCAGCTCGTGAGACAGCAGATGCCTCAGACGGGGACATCGTCGTCACTCGGCTGACCGCGTACCCGTCCCGTCGAAACGCTGCGCAAGGCGTGGTCGAGGAGGTTCTTGGCCGTGAGGGCGAGCCCGGCATCGACATCGAAGTCATCATCCGCGGACACGCACTGGCGACCTCGTTCGCCCGCGAGGCGCTCGATGAGGCGGAAGCGACTCGAATCGACATAGAGTCTGCGCTGGCGCCAGGTGGCAGAAAAGACCTCCGCGACATCTTCACCATCACGATCGACCCTGCCGACGCGCGCGATTTCGATGACGCGATCAGCGTAGAACGTGTCGACGGCGAGGTGCGTCTCGGGGTTCATATCGCCGATGTGTCCCATTACGTGCCGTGGGACTCGGCGCTCGACGCTGAGGCTCGCCGTCGCGCGACGAGCGTCTACCTTGTCGACCGGGTCTTGCCGATGCTCCCCGAGCGAATCTCAAACGAGATCTGCTCGCTCAAGCCCGGTGAGGACCGCCTCGCGTTCTCGGTCATCATGGATATTTCCAACGGTGGCCACGTCGAGGCGTACACGCTGACCCCTTCGGTGATCCGTTCGGATCGCCGCTTCGACTACGACACGGTGCAGTCGTGGCTCGACGGGGTCGCTGCGTATCCCGACGCGGAAAGCGAGCGGCTCATCGGCGAGTTCGTTCGCCTCGCCCGTTTGATCGGTAAGAACCGTCAAGCGCGAGGAGGGCTCGATTTCGAGACTGTGGAGGCCAAGGTCATCCTCGCCGAGGACAACGTTACCCCGGTCGAGGTGCGGGTCCGCCAGCGGACCGAAGCTACCAATATGATCGAGGAGGCGATGATTCTCGCCAACGAGGTGGTCGCGGGACACATGACCCGGGCGGAAGCACCGATGGTCTACAGAATCCACGAGAATCCCGATCCGGATGCGCTCGCGCAGGTTGCGGTCATCCTGAAGGAGTTCGACTATCCGATCAAAGACGTGCACGGCGCGTCGCCTGTGACGTTCCAAAAGATCATCGCGTACGCCCACGACCGTCCGGAGAAGCTCCTGATCAACGCACTCATGCTGAGAGCTTTGCAGCGTGCGCGCTACGTCAACTACCTGGACTCCCACTTTGGCCTGGCAAGCAACGCGTACACCCACTTCACGAGTCCGATCCGCCGCTATCCCGACCTCATCGTCCACCGGCTGCTCAAAGCGCAGCTGGCGGGTGAGCTCGATCGCGACCCCGCTGCCTTGCTTGCGCCAGAGCTCGAATGGCTTGCTGAGCACTGCTCGGAGATGGAGCGTGAGGCCGAGGCGGCCGAGGACGAGTCGGTTCGCATCAAGCTCGCGCAGCTGATGGCGGCACGGATCGGCGAGGAGTTCGACGGCATCATCACAGGAGTCCACTCATTTGGTTTGTTTGTCCAACTCGACAACACGGCGGAGGGCCTCGTCCATGTCTCAATGATGGACGACGACTACTACCACCTCGACCCCGAGCGGTTCATGCTCATCGGCGAAAAGCACGAGCGGGGATTTCGTCTCGGCGAGAGAATCCGCGTGCGTCTCGTCGACGTGAACGTTGCTGAGGGCCGCATCGATCTCGAACCTGCGTCTTCACGCCGCCATGCGCCGGCACGAACCAAAGCGTCACAGCACAAAGGGCGCGCGTGA
- a CDS encoding S41 family peptidase, whose amino-acid sequence MNRATIAGASVIALLLLAAAFIGGIVFSQAVGYQGAFRKIPEPRPSVAQHVSEAARILSRQALMPATDTSMTAGAIQGILDSLDDPYALYFDEEHFKFFNEHTEGDFGGIGVNISERDGEVLVVSVIEGTPAEKAGVQADDVFVSIDGVKRERWTSDEVVKRVRGEEGTTVKIGVRREGAEKVIYFTIERAMIEIPNVMSRVIDGEIGYVRLLTFNQRSADVLAEEIEGLKAEGVRAFIIDVRDNPGGLLDSSVDVASLFVQEGPIVLVEERDSPRYEHHASGRFITDAPLVLLVNENSASASEVLAGALQDYDRAVIVGMKTFGKGSVQTIEELSFGGAMKFTIAHYLTPHGRNIDAEGIEPDIVVEMEPEVQSDEANDIQLQRAIEEAKRQLP is encoded by the coding sequence ATGAATCGCGCAACCATTGCTGGAGCTTCAGTCATCGCCCTACTTCTGCTAGCAGCCGCGTTCATCGGCGGCATCGTGTTCTCGCAGGCAGTGGGTTATCAGGGTGCGTTCAGGAAGATTCCTGAGCCCAGGCCGAGCGTGGCCCAGCACGTGAGTGAAGCCGCCCGGATACTGAGCCGCCAGGCGTTGATGCCCGCCACTGACACCTCGATGACAGCCGGCGCCATCCAGGGCATCCTCGATTCACTCGACGACCCATACGCACTCTACTTCGACGAGGAGCACTTCAAGTTCTTCAACGAGCACACTGAGGGCGACTTCGGCGGTATCGGCGTCAACATCTCCGAGCGCGACGGGGAAGTGCTCGTTGTCTCGGTCATTGAGGGAACGCCCGCCGAAAAGGCCGGTGTCCAAGCAGACGACGTGTTCGTGAGCATCGACGGCGTGAAGCGGGAACGCTGGACGAGTGATGAGGTGGTCAAGCGAGTACGCGGAGAGGAAGGCACGACCGTCAAGATCGGTGTGCGGCGTGAGGGCGCGGAGAAGGTCATATACTTCACCATCGAGCGGGCGATGATTGAGATTCCCAACGTCATGTCGCGCGTGATCGACGGGGAGATTGGCTACGTTCGGCTCCTCACGTTCAATCAGCGCTCGGCCGATGTTCTTGCCGAGGAGATCGAGGGGCTTAAAGCTGAGGGCGTGCGGGCGTTCATCATCGACGTCAGGGACAATCCCGGAGGACTGCTCGACTCATCGGTCGATGTCGCGTCGCTGTTCGTGCAGGAAGGCCCCATCGTGCTCGTTGAGGAGCGCGACAGCCCCCGGTATGAGCACCACGCGAGCGGACGGTTCATCACAGACGCGCCGCTCGTCTTGCTTGTGAACGAGAATTCGGCGTCCGCGAGCGAAGTGCTCGCCGGCGCGCTTCAGGACTACGATCGCGCGGTGATTGTGGGCATGAAGACCTTTGGCAAGGGAAGTGTGCAGACGATCGAGGAACTAAGCTTTGGCGGTGCGATGAAGTTCACGATCGCCCACTACCTGACCCCTCACGGGCGGAACATTGACGCCGAGGGCATTGAGCCCGACATCGTGGTGGAGATGGAACCAGAGGTCCAGTCGGATGAGGCTAACGACATCCAGCTGCAACGCGCCATCGAGGAGGCGAAGAGGCAGCTTCCCTAG